One segment of Bacteroidales bacterium DNA contains the following:
- a CDS encoding signal recognition particle protein encodes ASGSGTDIQEVNRLIKQFDDTRRMMRMMTTNGGKGMMKMMQQMKGAR; translated from the coding sequence TGCTTCCGGAAGTGGAACAGACATCCAGGAAGTCAACCGGCTGATCAAACAATTTGACGATACACGCAGGATGATGCGCATGATGACCACCAACGGTGGCAAAGGAATGATGAAGATGATGCAACAAATGAA